Proteins encoded within one genomic window of Deltaproteobacteria bacterium:
- a CDS encoding CoB--CoM heterodisulfide reductase iron-sulfur subunit A family protein — MLNNRIGVFICHCGTNIAGTVDCHQVSAAIAQTDVALVREHPYMCTGGQAQIISDMREYGLDRIVVAACSPRIHEATFQAVCTVGGVNPHMMEMVNIREQCSWCHTYEPDEATQKAKDLVLMGIERVKLNVPLVPLQVPMTKKGLVIGGGISGIEASLQLAGLGHKVILVEKSPTIGGKMAQLNKIFPDQNCSP, encoded by the coding sequence ATGTTGAATAATCGCATAGGTGTCTTTATATGTCATTGCGGGACCAATATTGCAGGCACGGTGGATTGCCATCAGGTGAGTGCGGCCATAGCCCAAACCGACGTTGCCTTGGTAAGAGAGCATCCCTATATGTGCACCGGGGGACAGGCGCAGATTATTAGCGATATGCGTGAGTACGGTTTAGACAGGATCGTTGTGGCTGCATGTTCTCCCAGGATACATGAAGCAACCTTTCAAGCGGTCTGTACAGTCGGTGGCGTGAATCCACACATGATGGAGATGGTCAATATCAGGGAGCAGTGTTCCTGGTGCCATACTTATGAACCTGATGAAGCTACACAGAAAGCCAAAGACCTTGTGCTCATGGGTATTGAGAGGGTGAAGCTTAACGTTCCGTTAGTCCCTTTGCAGGTTCCTATGACCAAGAAGGGTTTGGTTATCGGGGGCGGCATTAGTGGTATTGAAGCGAGTTTGCAGCTTGCTGGTCTTGGTCACAAGGTGATTTTGGTCGAGAAAAGTCCTACCATTGGCGGGAAAATGGCTCAACTCAACAAGATTTTCCCGGACCAAAACTGTAGCCCGTGA
- a CDS encoding NTP transferase domain-containing protein — MSVSVSEYLTKAVIPVAGLGTRLAPLTNDIPKELLPIGGKPMIQHTLEMYMASGIFDFCIVTSHRKPLLKDFITGSWPPPLFPFHWDTAFYRKLKACNTVFLNQDEPRGVADAVALAQDFVRNEPFLCIMPDCLLFSDKPFAEQLMEAFHTYGQNVIGTVLIKGHDVQRFGNVGLLDANAPVERCFAITSLSDKKREPLLSIERGAEVHKGFGGGIYLPEYFDLVETIRSKATGEVDDVPIHHILIKKGELMGVLLEGAAFDAGHPLGFRAAVHYAGRPA; from the coding sequence ATGTCCGTTTCCGTGTCCGAATACTTAACAAAAGCCGTTATCCCTGTTGCTGGATTAGGGACTCGTCTGGCTCCACTCACTAATGATATCCCCAAGGAACTCCTCCCAATAGGGGGAAAACCCATGATTCAGCATACACTCGAAATGTACATGGCATCCGGCATTTTCGACTTCTGCATTGTTACGAGTCATCGCAAGCCGCTGCTCAAAGATTTTATCACCGGAAGCTGGCCTCCCCCGCTTTTTCCCTTTCACTGGGATACCGCGTTCTACAGAAAACTGAAAGCGTGCAACACGGTTTTTCTTAACCAGGACGAGCCCAGAGGGGTCGCTGATGCTGTGGCGCTAGCTCAAGATTTCGTACGTAATGAACCTTTTCTTTGCATTATGCCGGACTGTCTTCTCTTTTCGGACAAACCATTTGCAGAACAGTTGATGGAAGCATTTCACACATACGGCCAGAATGTAATCGGAACAGTGCTCATAAAGGGTCATGATGTTCAGCGCTTTGGCAATGTCGGCCTGCTAGACGCCAACGCACCTGTGGAGCGCTGCTTTGCTATTACATCGCTTTCTGACAAGAAAAGGGAGCCCCTCCTTTCCATAGAGCGGGGTGCGGAGGTTCATAAGGGCTTTGGGGGAGGGATCTATCTGCCGGAATATTTCGACCTGGTGGAAACCATACGCTCCAAAGCCACAGGTGAGGTAGATGATGTGCCTATCCATCATATCCTTATCAAAAAGGGCGAACTAATGGGGGTTCTCCTCGAAGGTGCGGCCTTTGATGCCGGCCACCCTTTGGGGTTTCGCGCCGCAGTCCACTATGCGGGCCGTCCGGCATGA
- a CDS encoding 2-oxoacid:acceptor oxidoreductase subunit alpha, producing MTKDTKRVLLTGNDAVVEGLCCAAGNKRRIVYAGYPITPASEVATRASVVLPKHGGAFIQMEDEIASIQAISGAGLTGAIAVTATSGPGFSLMSEGLGFAAMIESPVVCVNVQRGGPSTGMPTWMGQGDMMQARWGTHGERPVIVLVPNSVQETLLLTYESCRLSQEYSMPVVLMLDEIIGHMEEPISIPELPAIPLDPDFEIIGKGHRLHRTGLTHDLQTNLPRINPDAEEQLVRHLLDKVKKNAKKIVKYETCGDLAKADVVIICYGSESRSVEAAVKQARRRNLNVAMIRLITAWPFPKDFLQELDRIHRVFVVAEINAGQMRVEVERYIKKGTVQGLNLMGGRIHTPGEILDAIKTISH from the coding sequence ATGACCAAGGATACCAAGAGGGTCCTGCTAACCGGAAACGATGCTGTGGTTGAAGGACTCTGTTGCGCTGCTGGGAACAAGAGGCGCATTGTGTACGCAGGTTATCCCATCACCCCTGCGTCAGAGGTTGCCACCCGTGCTTCTGTAGTTCTCCCAAAACACGGTGGGGCCTTTATTCAGATGGAAGATGAGATCGCCTCAATTCAGGCCATTTCCGGAGCAGGTCTCACAGGGGCAATTGCCGTTACGGCTACTTCAGGCCCCGGCTTCAGCTTGATGTCCGAGGGCCTCGGCTTTGCGGCCATGATTGAATCGCCCGTTGTTTGCGTTAACGTCCAACGAGGTGGACCGTCCACTGGCATGCCAACATGGATGGGGCAAGGCGACATGATGCAAGCGAGATGGGGTACTCATGGAGAAAGACCCGTGATTGTGCTCGTACCGAACTCTGTTCAGGAGACCTTGCTTTTGACTTATGAGTCATGCAGGCTTTCTCAGGAGTATTCGATGCCCGTGGTTTTGATGTTGGATGAGATTATAGGGCATATGGAGGAACCGATCTCCATCCCTGAGCTTCCTGCCATACCACTTGATCCAGATTTTGAGATCATAGGCAAGGGGCATCGCCTCCATCGAACCGGTCTTACGCATGATCTTCAAACCAATCTTCCCAGGATTAATCCTGATGCAGAAGAACAACTGGTTCGACATCTGCTCGATAAGGTCAAGAAGAACGCAAAAAAGATCGTCAAGTATGAAACCTGCGGGGACCTGGCAAAGGCCGACGTAGTCATTATCTGTTATGGGTCCGAATCTCGATCGGTCGAGGCCGCCGTGAAACAGGCTCGCAGAAGGAATTTGAACGTGGCCATGATTCGGCTCATCACAGCCTGGCCGTTTCCGAAAGATTTTCTTCAAGAGCTTGATAGAATACACAGGGTGTTTGTGGTGGCAGAAATTAATGCTGGACAGATGCGAGTCGAGGTTGAACGCTACATAAAGAAAGGTACGGTTCAGGGTCTGAACCTCATGGGAGGCAGGATTCATACTCCAGGTGAAATTCTGGATGCTATTAAGACAATTAGTCACTAG
- a CDS encoding citramalate synthase, with product MESILVYDTTLRDGSQGEKINFSAEDKVRIAQKLDDVGLHYIEGGWPGSNPTDTRFFELAKGISFKQARLAAFGSTRRPKTPCEQDANLKALVESETPVVTIFGKSWDLHVKKVMANTMKENLAMIYDTVAFLRSHGREVIYDAEHFFDGYKNNPEYASETIDAAVSAGADFIVLCDTNGGTLPSEIQEIMERACPKISAKVGIHAHNDCGLAVANTLTAVRLGSVMVQGTVNGYGERCGNADLTSVIPNLQLKMGLPCVRDENLRRLTELSRYVSEVANMTPFNGRPFVGASAFAHKGGIHVNAIMKTPKAYEHMEPEAIGNERRVLMSDLCGKSNVDYKARELGVELGGDGFDSRRIATEIKRLEHEGYQFDAAEGSFELLLKRLTGQFEPLFHLESFRVAIEKDKDLPCRAYATIKVCVGDQQEITAAEGDGPVSALDNALRKALNKFFLVDLEEMQLVDFKVRVIEGRDGTSARVKVFIDSRDQKRVWSTIGVSTDIIEASWQALEDSFQYKLSHI from the coding sequence ATGGAATCAATTCTGGTTTATGACACAACACTGAGAGACGGTTCGCAGGGCGAGAAGATCAATTTTTCTGCTGAGGACAAAGTCCGAATTGCCCAAAAGCTGGATGATGTGGGTTTGCATTACATCGAGGGCGGGTGGCCAGGCTCAAATCCGACAGACACACGCTTTTTTGAACTGGCCAAAGGGATTTCTTTCAAACAAGCACGCCTGGCGGCCTTTGGAAGCACGAGAAGACCTAAAACACCTTGTGAGCAAGACGCGAATCTAAAGGCGCTTGTCGAGTCCGAAACCCCTGTTGTCACCATCTTTGGAAAGAGTTGGGATCTCCACGTCAAGAAGGTTATGGCTAATACTATGAAGGAAAATCTGGCCATGATCTACGACACTGTGGCCTTCCTTCGATCTCACGGTCGAGAAGTGATCTATGATGCCGAACATTTCTTTGACGGTTACAAGAACAATCCGGAATATGCCTCAGAGACGATAGATGCGGCGGTTTCAGCTGGGGCTGATTTTATTGTGCTGTGTGACACAAACGGAGGAACACTTCCGTCAGAGATACAGGAAATCATGGAGCGGGCCTGTCCGAAGATTTCAGCCAAGGTCGGCATCCATGCCCACAACGACTGCGGTCTTGCTGTTGCTAACACGCTGACTGCGGTTCGCCTCGGCTCTGTCATGGTCCAGGGAACTGTGAATGGTTACGGGGAGCGGTGTGGAAATGCGGATTTGACCTCAGTTATCCCCAACCTCCAACTCAAGATGGGGCTTCCATGTGTAAGAGATGAGAATCTGCGCAGGCTTACGGAGCTTTCGCGCTATGTGAGCGAAGTGGCGAACATGACCCCCTTTAACGGGCGCCCCTTTGTGGGAGCAAGCGCCTTTGCCCATAAAGGGGGGATCCACGTAAACGCCATCATGAAGACGCCAAAGGCCTATGAACACATGGAGCCAGAGGCCATCGGAAATGAGCGTCGTGTCCTCATGTCCGATCTATGTGGCAAGAGCAACGTGGATTATAAGGCCCGGGAACTTGGAGTTGAGCTGGGAGGAGATGGGTTTGACAGCAGGAGAATCGCCACGGAGATAAAGCGATTGGAGCACGAGGGGTATCAGTTTGATGCAGCCGAAGGATCATTTGAACTTTTGCTGAAAAGGCTTACGGGTCAGTTCGAACCGCTATTTCACCTGGAATCGTTTCGAGTGGCCATTGAAAAGGATAAGGATCTTCCTTGCAGGGCATATGCTACCATTAAGGTCTGCGTGGGTGATCAACAGGAAATCACTGCGGCAGAAGGAGATGGTCCGGTAAGCGCCCTGGATAATGCCTTGAGGAAGGCCCTGAATAAATTCTTCCTCGTGGATTTAGAAGAGATGCAGCTTGTTGATTTTAAGGTCAGGGTGATTGAGGGTCGGGACGGAACGTCAGCCCGCGTAAAGGTCTTCATCGATTCTCGGGACCAGAAGCGCGTGTGGAGCACCATTGGAGTTTCTACAGATATCATTGAGGCAAGTTGGCAGGCCTTGGAGGATAGTTTTCAGTATAAGCTTTCGCACATTTGA
- a CDS encoding 4Fe-4S binding protein — MKTGVSTSRYWNIGQCTIPIGKVVIIANFCKGGDDCYDCIKFCPEKVLERGAVPNEKGFFPPILVNEGKCTVCGRCQLYCSENAIFVEKVGERTVTAEEIAIREEN; from the coding sequence ATGAAAACTGGAGTTTCAACTTCGAGATACTGGAACATAGGACAATGTACGATACCTATTGGGAAAGTCGTTATCATAGCGAATTTTTGCAAAGGTGGGGATGACTGTTATGACTGCATAAAATTTTGCCCTGAGAAGGTATTGGAACGAGGCGCCGTGCCTAATGAAAAAGGTTTCTTTCCTCCCATTCTGGTTAACGAGGGGAAGTGCACGGTCTGCGGCAGATGTCAGCTTTATTGCAGTGAAAACGCAATCTTTGTCGAGAAAGTTGGCGAACGGACTGTTACAGCCGAGGAGATAGCAATAAGAGAGGAGAATTAA
- a CDS encoding hydrogenase iron-sulfur subunit: MVDVGRHPNIELLTMCEVIEAKGYVGNFEVTLRKHPRYVTEDCTFCGECLQRCNVFAEDEFNVGRALRKAIYTPFLQSVPRQYVIDDKACIHFSEEACQKCVEDCKKHAIDFSQTVEEETLHIGAIIAATGVRPYDPTGLYGYGDSRFPDVVTSMELERMMSPEGPTKGEVIRPSTGEAPRSVAFVQCVGSRSEKDGELSYCSKLCCPNTIKNTFLLKERLPELEIYVFHNGIRTSGNRQERMFREAREEGVVFVNSFPKITEGHILTFFNPLIDQQWLMRKEFDLIVLAVGIVPTAKEISQVLGIPLGKRGFIKEDNQLSPSSTPTNGIYFAGAVGSPADIKQCIEQAGNAAMQVSKHFQRDVAELSSIIAKVDLERCTGCGKCGKQCLFGAIRIEDKVAVITQAMCRGCGNCVNACEFDAISIANHTAEQIEAQLRAALSEPEDRIVVFACHWCSYAGADFAGTSRLQYSPNTRIIKTMCSCRVKVDLIEYAFALGAPKVIVSGCHPGDCHYLDNNMFTKGRVMRLRDKLSSKGINPERLMLEWISASEGQRFVDAIQRMEQLRVDEDEVEMSKMIFSQPKKKRRKKEDKIRSQSDFIA, encoded by the coding sequence ATGGTGGATGTCGGTCGGCATCCCAATATTGAGTTGCTCACCATGTGTGAAGTCATTGAAGCCAAGGGGTATGTTGGAAACTTTGAAGTCACGTTAAGAAAACATCCGAGGTACGTGACTGAAGATTGCACTTTTTGCGGCGAATGTTTACAGCGGTGCAATGTATTTGCCGAAGATGAGTTTAACGTGGGCCGTGCCCTGAGAAAAGCGATATATACACCATTCTTGCAGTCTGTTCCCAGGCAGTACGTGATTGACGACAAGGCATGTATCCATTTTTCTGAGGAAGCATGCCAGAAATGTGTAGAAGATTGCAAGAAACATGCAATCGATTTTTCCCAGACTGTTGAAGAGGAAACGCTCCATATAGGCGCAATTATTGCTGCGACCGGCGTAAGACCGTACGACCCAACAGGATTATACGGTTATGGCGACAGCCGATTTCCAGATGTGGTTACGTCTATGGAACTGGAGAGGATGATGTCTCCAGAGGGGCCTACAAAAGGCGAGGTAATCCGACCGTCCACAGGGGAGGCGCCAAGGAGTGTTGCTTTCGTACAGTGCGTGGGTTCCAGGTCTGAGAAAGACGGTGAGTTGTCTTATTGCTCAAAGCTTTGTTGCCCGAATACCATAAAGAACACATTCCTTTTGAAAGAACGCTTGCCGGAGCTTGAAATATACGTATTTCATAATGGTATCCGAACCAGCGGCAACAGGCAGGAGAGAATGTTTCGGGAAGCAAGGGAAGAGGGTGTTGTTTTTGTTAACTCTTTCCCGAAAATCACTGAAGGCCATATCTTGACCTTTTTCAACCCTCTGATCGATCAGCAATGGCTTATGAGAAAGGAGTTTGACCTTATTGTCCTTGCCGTCGGTATTGTACCCACGGCAAAGGAGATCTCACAGGTCTTGGGGATTCCTTTGGGAAAAAGAGGGTTCATCAAGGAAGACAATCAACTCTCTCCTAGCTCTACCCCCACGAATGGAATCTACTTTGCCGGCGCTGTGGGAAGCCCTGCAGACATCAAACAATGCATTGAACAGGCGGGCAATGCAGCTATGCAGGTGTCGAAACATTTTCAAAGAGACGTGGCAGAGCTCTCGTCCATTATAGCTAAGGTGGATCTTGAAAGATGCACAGGTTGTGGCAAGTGCGGCAAGCAATGTCTATTTGGCGCCATTCGAATAGAGGACAAGGTCGCTGTCATCACACAGGCTATGTGCCGTGGATGTGGCAATTGCGTAAACGCTTGTGAGTTTGACGCGATTTCCATAGCAAATCATACTGCTGAGCAAATAGAGGCGCAATTGAGAGCAGCGCTGAGTGAACCAGAAGACAGGATTGTTGTATTTGCCTGCCATTGGTGTTCTTATGCGGGGGCCGATTTTGCAGGCACCAGCAGGCTCCAGTATAGCCCGAACACCAGGATCATAAAAACCATGTGCTCATGCCGGGTAAAGGTGGATCTCATCGAATATGCCTTTGCTTTAGGGGCTCCGAAAGTAATTGTCTCTGGTTGTCATCCCGGAGACTGTCATTACCTTGATAATAATATGTTCACTAAAGGCAGGGTGATGAGGTTAAGGGACAAGCTGAGCAGCAAAGGGATCAATCCTGAAAGATTAATGCTGGAGTGGATTTCAGCTTCTGAAGGGCAGCGGTTTGTTGACGCGATTCAGAGAATGGAACAATTGAGAGTTGATGAAGATGAGGTCGAGATGAGTAAAATGATTTTCAGCCAACCAAAGAAGAAAAGGAGAAAAAAAGAAGACAAGATAAGGTCGCAAAGCGATTTTATTGCTTGA
- a CDS encoding 2-oxoacid:acceptor oxidoreductase family protein has translation MPNMEISQHPYADLLRIEMMPNIWCSGCRIGRVKNAFIEAIQNLGHNADKCVVVAGIGCSSRIAGYLNLDSIHSTHGRAIPTALGVKLANPELVVTVMGGDGDILGIGGNHFLAMGRHGHDMNVFCMNNYGYSMTGFQHGPTTPLGARTITTSGGSPYVPINPVAVALAAGYTFVARSTSSHPYHLMDCMISAMNNRGPSFVEILIPCMLFERRNKIKSLEALFLEKANIKETLSEEDVNETDYSKEISLGIFRDIPVREKSQLTLVKPTKKKAAKKYHVSFKSRDSGIKHVQIRMEGTGGQGIVQGGKTLIHAAMNMDPNLNSTMTKRYGPEMKGGSCLTDVILSSQPIDYPFVEVPDLLLMMSDIVSKERGGEVVVNDNGTIVVDESMVDQSLLENVADGVQVFKVPATQIARDNFKVVVANNVMMGFVAKITSIIDKACLKAAILGSAPPGTEEMNLAAFDKGYEFGGS, from the coding sequence ATGCCAAACATGGAGATCAGCCAGCATCCATATGCTGATCTATTGAGAATAGAGATGATGCCAAACATCTGGTGTTCGGGCTGCCGGATCGGGAGGGTCAAAAATGCATTTATAGAGGCTATTCAAAACCTCGGCCACAACGCTGACAAGTGTGTGGTGGTTGCCGGAATCGGATGCTCGTCGCGCATTGCAGGTTACCTTAACCTCGACAGTATACATTCAACCCACGGCAGGGCCATACCCACGGCCCTCGGGGTGAAGCTCGCCAACCCGGAGCTAGTAGTTACTGTGATGGGGGGCGACGGAGATATTCTGGGCATCGGCGGAAATCATTTCCTTGCCATGGGCCGCCACGGCCATGACATGAACGTCTTCTGTATGAACAATTATGGTTACAGCATGACAGGTTTTCAGCATGGACCCACGACCCCCCTCGGGGCCCGGACAATTACTACATCAGGTGGCAGTCCGTATGTGCCGATTAACCCTGTTGCTGTGGCCCTGGCAGCCGGTTACACTTTTGTGGCCCGATCCACATCTTCCCATCCCTATCATCTTATGGACTGTATGATTTCCGCCATGAACAACAGAGGCCCGAGTTTTGTCGAGATATTGATTCCGTGCATGCTCTTTGAGAGGCGCAACAAAATCAAATCACTTGAGGCCTTGTTCTTGGAAAAGGCCAACATCAAAGAGACCCTTAGCGAAGAAGACGTCAATGAAACTGATTATTCAAAGGAGATTAGCCTTGGGATTTTCAGAGATATCCCTGTGCGAGAAAAATCCCAACTGACTCTTGTTAAGCCGACTAAAAAGAAGGCTGCAAAAAAGTATCATGTGAGCTTCAAATCAAGGGACAGCGGCATAAAGCATGTGCAAATTCGAATGGAGGGAACCGGAGGGCAGGGGATTGTCCAGGGGGGCAAGACGTTGATTCACGCGGCCATGAATATGGATCCTAACTTAAATAGTACAATGACAAAACGATATGGACCAGAGATGAAAGGGGGAAGCTGTCTGACGGATGTGATCCTTTCCTCTCAGCCTATTGACTACCCTTTTGTGGAAGTTCCGGACTTGCTTCTCATGATGTCGGATATCGTCAGCAAGGAGCGGGGCGGCGAGGTGGTTGTTAACGACAATGGTACGATTGTTGTGGATGAGTCCATGGTCGATCAGAGTCTGCTGGAGAATGTTGCCGACGGTGTTCAGGTTTTCAAGGTGCCGGCAACCCAGATTGCTCGCGACAATTTCAAGGTTGTGGTAGCTAACAATGTAATGATGGGCTTTGTCGCTAAAATAACATCGATTATTGATAAGGCCTGCCTAAAAGCAGCGATCCTTGGGTCTGCTCCACCCGGGACCGAGGAGATGAACCTGGCTGCATTCGACAAGGGGTACGAATTTGGTGGATCGTGA
- the rsmA gene encoding ribosomal RNA small subunit methyltransferase A — protein MTAPSILLKAWAIHPRKSMGQHFLADPNVATMIVRQSQFGSNDTVLEIGAGLGALTVPLSGRVNHLLAVESDRKLATLLRNEILAAGVSNVTVIEKDILRCDINNLAKASDRPLKVAGNLPYHISSQILIHLINFRESIDRAVLMFQKEVAERLLAKPGTKAYGRLSVLIQYCAKVYPIAHVGASSFYPRPKIDSRVVSVEFFDSAPFRATDEVFFSGIIRAAFGKRRKMLKNALVNSDLGLEERRVLAAFDLANIDPRRRAETLSVQEFVTLANLLKD, from the coding sequence ATGACTGCTCCGAGCATACTTCTGAAGGCATGGGCAATACATCCCAGAAAATCCATGGGCCAGCACTTCCTGGCCGATCCGAACGTCGCCACCATGATCGTCAGACAGAGCCAGTTCGGCTCAAACGACACAGTCCTTGAGATAGGCGCAGGGCTCGGGGCCCTGACCGTCCCTTTGTCTGGGCGGGTTAATCACTTGCTGGCAGTGGAGTCAGACAGAAAGCTTGCCACGCTGCTCAGAAACGAGATCCTGGCCGCAGGTGTATCCAATGTGACCGTTATTGAAAAGGACATCCTCCGGTGTGACATCAACAACCTGGCTAAAGCATCAGATCGGCCGCTGAAAGTGGCTGGCAACCTTCCATATCACATCTCGTCTCAGATCCTGATACATTTGATCAATTTCCGCGAGTCTATCGATCGTGCCGTTCTCATGTTTCAGAAAGAGGTTGCCGAACGTCTCCTGGCCAAACCAGGGACCAAGGCTTACGGCAGACTATCTGTTTTGATCCAATATTGTGCCAAGGTTTACCCTATAGCCCATGTAGGGGCCTCTTCGTTTTATCCAAGGCCGAAAATCGATTCGAGAGTTGTGAGCGTCGAGTTTTTCGACTCAGCGCCTTTTCGTGCAACAGACGAGGTTTTTTTTTCCGGGATAATTCGCGCAGCTTTTGGAAAAAGGCGAAAGATGCTCAAGAACGCCTTAGTGAACAGCGATCTTGGGCTTGAAGAACGCCGGGTATTGGCGGCATTCGATCTGGCAAACATTGATCCGCGAAGACGAGCAGAGACTCTAAGTGTACAGGAATTTGTCACTCTGGCGAACCTGCTCAAGGATTGA